In Bacteroides coprosuis DSM 18011, the following are encoded in one genomic region:
- a CDS encoding methylmalonyl-CoA mutase, large subunit (COGs: COG1884 Methylmalonyl-CoA mutase N-terminal domain/subunit~InterPro IPR006098:IPR006159:IPR006099:IPR006158~KEGG: bvu:BVU_0310 methylmalonyl-CoA mutase~PFAM: Methylmalonyl-CoA mutase, alpha/beta chain, catalytic; Cobalamin (vitamin B12)-binding~PRIAM: Methylmalonyl-CoA mutase~SPTR: Putative uncharacterized protein;~TIGRFAM: Methylmalonyl-CoA mutase, alpha chain, catalytic; Methylmalonyl-CoA mutase, C-terminal~IMG reference gene:2504108160~PFAM: Methylmalonyl-CoA mutase; B12 binding domain~TIGRFAM: methylmalonyl-CoA mutase N-terminal domain; methylmalonyl-CoA mutase C-terminal domain) has product MKPNFKNLDIYSAIHPADGMVWQKENQIKADWETPEHIHVKSAYTKEDLEQLEHLNYTAGLPPFLRGPYSTMYVMRPWTIRQYAGFSTAEESNAFYRRNLAAGQKGLSVAFDLPTHRGYDPDNERVVGDVGKAGVSICSLDNMKTLFDGIPLNKMSVSMTMNGAVLPIMAFYINVGLEQGAKLSEMAGTIQNDILKEFMVRNTYIYPPEFSMKIISDIFEYTSQNMPKFNSISISGYHMQEAGATPDIELAYTLADGLEYVRAGMKAGIDIDAFAPRLSFFWAIGTNHFMEIAKMRAARMLWAKLISQFNPKNPKSITLRTHSQTSGWSLTEQDPYNNVGRTCIEAMAAVLGHTQSLHTNALDEAIALPTDFSARIARNTQIYIQTETEVCRQVDPWAGSFYVENLTNEIAHKAWEHIQEVEKLGGMAKAIETGIPKMRIEEAAARAQARIDSGKQTIIGVNKYVLEKEDPIDILEVDNTAVREGQVKHLEELRKNRDEAAVKKALEALTKCVETKEGNLLALAVEAAKVRATLGEISDACETIVGRYKAQIRTISGVYSSESKKDKDFVRACDLAEKFAKKEGRQPRIMIAKMGQDGHDRGAKVVATGYADCGFDVDMGPLFQTPAEAARDAVENDVHILGVSSLAAGHKTLVPAVIQELKKLGREDIIVIAGGVIPAQDYDFLYKAGVAAIFGPGTSVAKAASTLLEILLDE; this is encoded by the coding sequence ATGAAACCAAACTTTAAAAATTTAGATATATATTCTGCTATACACCCAGCAGATGGGATGGTATGGCAAAAAGAAAATCAAATTAAAGCTGACTGGGAAACTCCAGAACATATTCATGTAAAATCAGCTTATACAAAAGAAGATTTAGAACAATTAGAACATTTAAATTACACTGCTGGACTTCCTCCATTCTTGCGTGGACCATACTCTACAATGTATGTAATGAGACCATGGACTATTCGTCAGTATGCAGGTTTCTCTACAGCAGAAGAATCAAATGCTTTCTATCGTAGAAACTTAGCAGCTGGTCAGAAAGGACTTTCTGTAGCATTCGACTTGCCTACACATAGAGGTTATGACCCAGACAACGAACGTGTTGTGGGTGATGTTGGTAAAGCAGGGGTTTCTATTTGTTCTTTAGATAATATGAAAACCTTATTTGATGGTATTCCTCTAAACAAGATGTCAGTATCAATGACTATGAATGGAGCTGTACTACCAATTATGGCATTCTATATTAATGTAGGTCTAGAACAAGGTGCTAAGCTATCAGAAATGGCTGGTACTATTCAAAATGATATTTTGAAAGAATTTATGGTGAGAAATACTTATATCTATCCACCAGAATTCTCAATGAAGATTATCTCAGACATCTTTGAATATACTTCTCAAAATATGCCTAAGTTTAACTCTATCTCTATTTCGGGTTACCACATGCAAGAAGCTGGTGCTACTCCTGATATTGAGTTGGCTTATACATTGGCTGATGGTTTAGAATATGTTCGTGCAGGTATGAAAGCAGGTATTGATATTGATGCTTTTGCTCCTCGTTTATCATTCTTCTGGGCAATTGGTACAAACCACTTTATGGAAATTGCTAAGATGAGAGCGGCACGTATGCTTTGGGCTAAATTGATTAGTCAATTTAATCCTAAGAACCCTAAATCAATCACTTTGAGAACTCACTCTCAAACTTCTGGTTGGTCACTTACAGAGCAAGACCCTTACAATAACGTAGGACGTACTTGTATTGAAGCTATGGCTGCTGTACTAGGTCACACTCAATCATTACATACTAATGCTTTGGATGAGGCTATTGCATTACCTACAGACTTCTCTGCACGTATTGCTCGTAATACTCAGATCTATATTCAAACAGAAACAGAAGTTTGTCGTCAAGTTGATCCATGGGCTGGTTCATTCTATGTTGAAAATTTAACTAATGAAATCGCTCATAAGGCATGGGAACATATCCAAGAAGTTGAAAAACTAGGCGGTATGGCAAAAGCTATTGAAACAGGTATTCCAAAAATGCGTATTGAAGAAGCTGCTGCTCGTGCTCAGGCTCGTATTGACTCAGGAAAACAAACCATTATTGGTGTTAATAAATACGTTCTAGAGAAAGAAGATCCAATTGATATTCTTGAAGTAGATAACACTGCCGTAAGAGAAGGTCAGGTAAAACACTTAGAAGAACTAAGAAAGAACCGTGACGAAGCAGCTGTTAAGAAAGCTCTTGAAGCTCTTACTAAATGTGTTGAAACTAAAGAGGGCAACTTGTTAGCATTGGCTGTTGAGGCTGCTAAAGTTAGAGCTACTTTGGGTGAAATATCAGATGCATGTGAAACAATTGTAGGACGTTATAAAGCACAAATTAGAACTATATCAGGCGTGTATTCATCAGAAAGTAAAAAAGACAAAGATTTTGTCAGAGCGTGTGACTTAGCTGAAAAATTTGCTAAGAAAGAAGGTCGTCAGCCTCGTATTATGATTGCTAAGATGGGACAAGACGGTCACGATAGAGGTGCAAAAGTTGTTGCAACAGGTTATGCAGATTGTGGTTTTGACGTGGATATGGGACCATTATTCCAAACTCCAGCCGAAGCTGCTCGTGATGCTGTTGAAAATGACGTACACATTCTAGGTGTTTCTTCACTTGCTGCTGGTCATAAGACTTTAGTTCCTGCTGTTATTCAAGAATTAAAGAAACTAGGTCGTGAAGATATCATTGTTATTGCAGGTGGTGTTATTCCAGCTCAAGACTATGATTTCTTATACAAAGCAGGAGTTGCTGCAATCTTTGGCCCAGGTACATCTGTTGCTAAAGCTGCATCTACTTTACTAGAGATTTTATTAGACGAATGA